Proteins from one Verrucomicrobiia bacterium genomic window:
- the alc gene encoding allantoicase, whose amino-acid sequence MDISKESAAFVGLVDLAAEKIGGKTLLASDDFFAPKENLLKPGRGIFIPDKFTENGKWMDGWESRRKRVPGHDWCVIRLGLAGKIHGVDIDTNHFLGNNPAYASIDACAVEKESGSPETWAWKEILPKSPLRPGFQNLFAVGNHERWTHLRLNIYPDGGVARFRVYGEVIPDLGQKKDQVLDLAALENGGIVTACSDMFFSPKDNLIMPGRAANMGEGWETRRRRGPGFDWSIVKLGLPGEIQKIEIDTNHFKGNYPDTASLEGCYLPDTAVDGLTYHQVEWKEILPKTKLQAHTQHYFEKELKSIGSCTHVKLNIFPDGGVSRLRIIGKAK is encoded by the coding sequence ATGGATATTTCAAAAGAAAGCGCAGCCTTTGTGGGATTAGTCGATCTGGCTGCAGAAAAAATTGGCGGTAAAACGTTGCTCGCTAGTGACGATTTTTTTGCGCCCAAAGAAAATTTATTAAAACCGGGTCGAGGCATTTTTATACCGGATAAGTTCACTGAAAATGGTAAATGGATGGACGGCTGGGAAAGTCGACGCAAACGAGTTCCGGGTCATGATTGGTGCGTCATTCGCTTGGGATTAGCTGGCAAAATTCATGGTGTCGATATCGATACCAATCATTTTTTAGGAAATAATCCCGCTTACGCTTCTATTGACGCGTGTGCAGTGGAAAAGGAAAGCGGTTCGCCAGAGACGTGGGCATGGAAAGAAATTCTTCCTAAATCACCGCTGCGACCGGGTTTTCAAAATCTTTTTGCTGTGGGTAACCATGAACGCTGGACTCACCTCCGACTTAACATCTATCCCGACGGCGGTGTGGCCCGTTTTCGCGTGTATGGCGAGGTCATTCCTGATTTGGGCCAGAAAAAAGATCAAGTGCTGGATTTGGCCGCGCTAGAAAATGGCGGTATTGTAACAGCTTGCAGTGACATGTTTTTTAGTCCGAAAGATAATCTTATCATGCCCGGTCGTGCCGCGAATATGGGAGAAGGTTGGGAAACACGACGACGACGCGGACCCGGCTTTGATTGGAGCATTGTGAAACTCGGTCTTCCTGGTGAAATTCAAAAGATTGAAATCGATACCAACCATTTTAAAGGAAATTATCCTGACACGGCTTCTTTAGAAGGTTGCTATTTGCCAGACACTGCTGTTGACGGTTTGACTTATCATCAAGTTGAATGGAAAGAAATTTTGCCTAAAACAAAATTGCAAGCGCATACTCAACATTATTTTGAAAAAGAGTTAAAATCGATCGGCTCTTGCACACACGTGAAACTTAATATATTCCCGGACGGCGGGGTTAGTCGATTGCGAATTATTGGAAAAGCTAAGTAA
- the uraD gene encoding 2-oxo-4-hydroxy-4-carboxy-5-ureidoimidazoline decarboxylase: MTLSEINQLSQSEFTKIFGGVFEHSPWIAEEGWKFQPFSSGSELHQKLCKIVTQSSEKKQLALLNAHPDLVGKIALEGKLTQASTQEQTSAGLTQLSTEEIQLFQNNNRAYREKFGFPFIICARLNKKEAILNGFKNRLQNSREQEMKTALEEIYKIAEFRLRDLITDKF, translated from the coding sequence ATGACCCTATCTGAAATCAATCAACTTTCGCAAAGCGAATTCACTAAAATCTTTGGCGGAGTATTTGAACATTCGCCATGGATTGCGGAAGAGGGATGGAAATTTCAACCTTTTTCTAGTGGTTCTGAATTGCATCAAAAACTTTGTAAGATTGTTACTCAATCGTCGGAAAAAAAACAGTTGGCGCTTCTCAACGCTCACCCCGATCTCGTTGGGAAAATAGCTTTGGAAGGTAAGCTGACTCAAGCCTCCACTCAGGAACAAACCAGCGCAGGTTTGACTCAACTTTCGACGGAGGAAATTCAGCTTTTTCAAAATAATAATCGTGCTTATCGCGAAAAATTTGGTTTTCCCTTTATCATTTGCGCACGGCTCAATAAAAAAGAAGCAATCTTGAACGGTTTTAAAAATCGGCTACAAAACAGTCGCGAACAAGAAATGAAAACTGCTTTAGAAGAAATTTATAAAATTGCAGAATTTCGTTTACGCGATTTAATAACGGACAAATTTTAA
- a CDS encoding VOC family protein translates to MNQSILHIALMVRDYDEAIDFYTRKLHFILVEDTYQPAQDKRWVLIAPPGSRETTLLLARAVTPEQESFIGNQAGGRVFLFLKTDDFWRDYLDMKAKGIKFIREPKQEDYGTVAVFEDLYGHRWDLIEFNRDHSIITHMIE, encoded by the coding sequence ATGAACCAATCCATTCTTCATATTGCTTTAATGGTAAGGGATTATGATGAGGCAATAGATTTTTATACGCGCAAGTTGCATTTTATTTTGGTGGAAGATACTTATCAACCCGCGCAGGATAAAAGGTGGGTTCTTATTGCTCCACCGGGTTCTCGTGAAACCACTTTATTATTGGCTCGAGCTGTTACACCTGAACAAGAAAGTTTTATTGGAAATCAAGCGGGTGGAAGAGTTTTTCTTTTCTTAAAGACGGATGATTTTTGGAGAGATTATCTTGATATGAAAGCCAAGGGGATCAAATTTATTAGAGAGCCTAAACAAGAGGATTATGGAACCGTAGCAGTTTTTGAGGATTTATACGGACATCGTTGGGATTTAATTGAGTTCAATCGAGATCATTCGATTATTACGCACATGATAGAATAG
- the uraH gene encoding hydroxyisourate hydrolase, giving the protein MAAKLSTHVLDTVHGKPAAGVRIELWQYQGDQRKLLKTVQTNQDGRTDAPLLNENEMKVGRYELVFDVAGYFSTKASTLLVQPPFLDQVPIRFNISDASASYHVPLLASPWAYSTYRGS; this is encoded by the coding sequence ATGGCAGCTAAACTTAGCACTCACGTTTTAGACACCGTTCATGGGAAACCCGCAGCAGGTGTTCGCATTGAACTTTGGCAATATCAGGGAGATCAAAGAAAACTTTTAAAAACCGTGCAAACCAATCAGGATGGTCGCACGGATGCGCCACTTTTGAACGAAAATGAGATGAAAGTTGGGCGCTACGAATTAGTTTTTGATGTTGCGGGTTACTTTTCTACAAAGGCGTCAACGCTGCTGGTTCAGCCCCCTTTCCTCGATCAAGTTCCTATTCGATTTAATATTTCGGATGCTTCAGCTTCTTATCATGTTCCTTTACTCGCTTCGCCGTGGGCTTATAGCACTTATCGCGGAAGTTAA
- a CDS encoding PilT/PilU family type 4a pilus ATPase, translating to MSVQYNDYVLSISLEQGWITPEQKAAVETALAKLPGASALDFLEEQQLLNEKQIKKFRDAITESQNQASIADPTTATLGEPSASSQSCQNVDDYLRVAQQFQASDIHLGVGAPPLMRRFGVLQPIWPEASPLQPADTEKLVMNFLDETQKNRLKEKGDCDFSYAPSHLGRFRTSIVKQRRGYDAVFRLINPHIRTMEELELPDQLKLLTQYTNGLVLVTGPMGSGKSTTLAALVQEVNRARHDHIITLEDPIEYAFSPINCHITQREIGNHSKSFATALRASLREDPDVIMVGEMRDLETISLAITASETGHLVFSTLHTANAARTLDRVLDVFPVDQQDQIRVMVSESLRGIISQQLIPRADGQGMVLALEILINTPAVAALIRDSKTFMLPGVIQTGKRQGMKLMDDSLMELLTADLITPQEAFERADQKKLFYPYLQK from the coding sequence ATGTCGGTTCAGTATAATGATTACGTGCTTTCCATTTCGTTGGAACAAGGTTGGATTACTCCTGAACAAAAAGCAGCAGTAGAAACCGCTCTAGCAAAACTTCCCGGCGCTTCGGCCTTGGATTTTCTGGAGGAACAACAACTGCTAAATGAAAAGCAAATAAAAAAGTTTCGCGACGCCATCACCGAATCCCAAAATCAAGCCTCTATCGCCGATCCCACTACTGCCACGTTAGGTGAGCCTTCTGCTTCCTCACAAAGCTGTCAAAACGTGGACGATTACTTGCGCGTCGCTCAACAATTTCAAGCCTCCGACATCCATCTTGGCGTCGGAGCACCACCCCTTATGCGACGTTTCGGTGTGTTGCAACCGATTTGGCCTGAAGCCTCACCTTTACAACCGGCCGATACAGAGAAATTGGTAATGAATTTTTTAGACGAAACACAAAAAAATCGCTTAAAAGAAAAAGGCGATTGCGATTTTTCTTATGCTCCATCGCATCTAGGCCGATTCCGAACAAGTATTGTTAAACAACGTCGCGGTTACGATGCCGTATTTCGCTTGATCAATCCGCATATCCGCACCATGGAAGAATTAGAATTACCTGATCAACTAAAACTTCTCACTCAATACACAAACGGTCTTGTTTTAGTCACCGGCCCCATGGGAAGTGGTAAATCCACTACCCTTGCTGCCCTTGTGCAAGAAGTCAATCGTGCACGCCACGATCACATTATCACTTTGGAAGATCCCATCGAATACGCCTTTAGTCCGATCAACTGCCATATCACCCAACGCGAAATCGGCAATCATTCCAAATCATTTGCCACTGCTTTGCGCGCCTCATTGCGCGAAGATCCGGACGTAATTATGGTCGGTGAAATGCGCGATCTGGAAACCATTTCGTTAGCCATTACCGCTTCAGAAACAGGCCATTTAGTTTTCTCCACACTCCACACTGCCAACGCAGCACGCACCTTGGATCGAGTGCTCGATGTCTTTCCCGTCGATCAACAAGATCAAATTCGCGTCATGGTCAGTGAATCTTTGCGTGGCATTATCAGCCAACAACTCATACCTCGCGCTGACGGTCAAGGCATGGTTTTAGCTCTCGAAATTTTAATCAACACACCTGCAGTTGCCGCGCTCATTCGTGATAGTAAAACTTTCATGCTGCCCGGTGTCATCCAAACTGGAAAACGTCAAGGCATGAAACTTATGGACGACTCCTTAATGGAATTACTCACCGCGGATTTAATCACGCCTCAAGAAGCTTTCGAACGTGCCGATCAGAAAAAATTATTTTATCCTTATTTACAAAAGTAG
- a CDS encoding type IV pilus twitching motility protein PilT codes for MAKIDAFFEQLIAAHGSDLHLGEGEPPKIRIHGEISAIREQILTHDEMQQLLKEIAGDKRWEKFEKSGDLDFAYEMNENSRFRCNFLKQVNGYGAVFRLIPTQIASLEELGMPPVIKNFAHLRGGLVLVTGPTGSGKSTTLAALIDYINTNLSRHIVTIEEPIEFVHSNKKSVITQREVPNDTPEFARGLKAALREDCDIVLVGEMRDLETISLALTAAETGLLVFGTLHTNNARKTIDRLIDVFPSDQQQQVRTMLAASLRGVVAQLLLKRCDKPGRLAVNEILVSNPAVGAIIREGATQKLQDVLVAGKADGMQLMDDAIMKVLKSGQVSPQEAYMKAIDKQRFAAAAGI; via the coding sequence ATGGCAAAAATCGACGCATTTTTTGAACAACTTATTGCAGCTCATGGCTCTGATCTTCATTTAGGTGAAGGTGAGCCACCTAAAATTCGAATCCATGGCGAAATTAGTGCCATCCGAGAACAAATTCTCACGCATGACGAAATGCAACAACTTCTGAAAGAAATTGCAGGTGATAAACGCTGGGAAAAATTTGAGAAAAGTGGAGATCTCGATTTCGCCTACGAAATGAATGAAAACTCTCGATTTCGTTGTAATTTCTTAAAACAAGTCAATGGTTATGGCGCCGTTTTCCGTTTAATCCCCACACAAATTGCTTCCTTGGAAGAACTCGGTATGCCACCAGTAATTAAAAATTTTGCTCATTTGCGAGGTGGTTTAGTTTTGGTTACGGGTCCCACCGGTAGCGGTAAATCCACCACCTTGGCAGCCCTAATCGATTACATTAACACCAACCTATCCCGTCACATTGTAACCATTGAAGAACCCATTGAATTTGTTCACAGCAACAAAAAAAGTGTCATTACCCAACGCGAAGTTCCCAATGATACACCAGAGTTTGCTCGAGGGTTAAAAGCTGCCTTACGCGAAGATTGCGATATCGTGCTCGTGGGTGAAATGCGCGATTTAGAAACAATCTCTTTAGCCCTTACCGCCGCTGAAACGGGTCTCTTAGTTTTCGGCACATTGCATACCAATAATGCGCGAAAAACCATCGACCGTTTAATTGACGTCTTCCCTTCCGATCAACAACAACAAGTCCGCACCATGTTAGCGGCCTCTTTACGAGGAGTTGTTGCACAACTTTTATTAAAACGTTGCGATAAACCGGGACGCTTAGCCGTTAACGAAATCCTCGTCTCCAATCCTGCAGTCGGCGCCATTATTCGCGAAGGCGCCACACAAAAACTGCAAGACGTTCTCGTCGCGGGCAAAGCCGACGGCATGCAACTCATGGACGATGCCATCATGAAAGTTTTAAAATCAGGCCAAGTTTCTCCACAAGAAGCTTACATGAAAGCGATCGATAAACAACGCTTTGCCGCTGCGGCTGGAATTTAA
- the trpD gene encoding anthranilate phosphoribosyltransferase: MSRDLNTWTKLVSEKIFEKNDVQEILSILIDDKVNQIEKVKFLIALTKRIEQPQEVADFSLVLREMAKPLPIPDEIRKEGFIDLCGTGGDGRNTFNVSTCASFVIAAAGIKVTKHGNRSITSKSGGFDLIEAFNITFDVTPKETLECFKKTNICFIFAQNYHPIFKKIAPLRKAVAKQGYRTIFNLIGPLINPAKPPIQLLGVPHESWTECHIEALSLMGLRRAAVVCGKNEKDEYMDELSPLGPSIWREWNGHSFQHKTYSPKNFNFKKGDSKLLEVKSAKESAEIITHILKGEDKTIRRDIVALNAGAGLFLTDKVKSLEEGVAVAQEILASGKAWKKLQQVLDITSRLKN; this comes from the coding sequence ATGTCTCGCGATTTAAATACATGGACCAAACTTGTCTCTGAAAAAATTTTTGAAAAAAATGACGTTCAAGAAATTTTATCGATTTTAATAGATGATAAAGTAAACCAAATAGAAAAGGTCAAGTTTCTTATCGCTTTAACTAAGCGTATTGAGCAACCCCAAGAAGTTGCTGACTTTTCTCTCGTCTTACGCGAAATGGCTAAACCTTTGCCCATTCCTGATGAAATCAGAAAAGAAGGATTTATTGATCTTTGTGGAACAGGTGGTGATGGACGAAATACGTTTAATGTCTCCACCTGTGCTAGTTTTGTAATTGCCGCGGCTGGGATTAAAGTTACTAAACATGGCAATCGCAGCATCACATCAAAATCTGGTGGTTTCGATTTGATCGAAGCTTTTAATATTACTTTTGATGTTACTCCTAAAGAAACTTTAGAGTGTTTTAAGAAAACAAACATTTGTTTTATTTTCGCTCAAAATTATCATCCAATATTTAAAAAAATAGCTCCGCTTCGAAAAGCAGTAGCCAAACAAGGATATCGAACCATTTTTAATTTAATTGGTCCTTTAATTAATCCCGCAAAACCTCCTATCCAATTATTGGGCGTTCCTCATGAAAGTTGGACAGAATGCCATATCGAAGCCTTAAGCCTCATGGGTCTAAGGCGTGCGGCTGTAGTCTGCGGAAAAAACGAAAAAGATGAATATATGGATGAGCTTTCTCCTTTGGGACCTTCGATTTGGCGCGAGTGGAACGGCCATAGTTTTCAGCATAAAACTTATTCACCGAAAAACTTTAATTTTAAAAAAGGTGATAGCAAATTGTTAGAAGTAAAAAGCGCAAAAGAATCAGCTGAAATAATAACTCATATTTTAAAAGGCGAAGATAAAACCATTCGTCGAGATATTGTGGCATTGAATGCGGGGGCTGGCTTATTTTTAACAGATAAAGTGAAAAGTCTGGAAGAAGGCGTTGCTGTTGCTCAAGAAATTTTAGCTTCAGGCAAAGCCTGGAAAAAATTGCAACAGGTATTAGATATCACTTCTCGTCTTAAAAATTGA